TCGGATCGTCGACGAGGAACCTCCGTCTTAATAAGTCATGTCATTCAAATGTTGAGCCCCCCTGCTGCTACATTTGCCACACGTGAAGCACGCAGCAAATGAGTGAAGACGTGACAAGTGGGCTAGAATACGTCGCGAAAACTTGCGCGTGCACATAACACACTGCCCTCCGGTGGCACTGCTCGTGCCATGTCGTGGCGTCAAAATACAGTAGGAAGCAAAACCAGCTTTCAAAATCATGCTGTATTTCATTTTTCAGAGCGCACACACGCTTACCGGTACGTTTCCGACGCTCTCAGGGGCTTGACCTATCATTTGATGCCAAAAACTATAAGTAAAAACTTTCTTGTCAACATCCTCTGGAGTAAACACCACAACTTTTCTGTATTTAATTCATCTGCGAAGGCGCCAAAAATAACAAGGGAGGATTTCACAGCTAAATTTTGTGCAGTGCAGTGTGCCTTGTTATCGGGATACACTTTTCTAAGGCCTCTTTTCAACACACCCACAATACGACCAGCAGCGTCCGCTACTATACCGTTATAATCGCTGAAGCTGGGAAAAGAGCATTTGTTTCATATAGTGATCTGTGCATCACAAAACAGCAAATCTAGAATTTTACGAGATCCTTCATTATGCGAACGATCTCTTACCAATTGATGCAAGCCATTTTCATGCATAAATACAAAGAAGGCTACGTATAAACCACCTGTTGCACTACTTGCCAGCAAATTATTCGACCTGCGATCTATATCAGGAAGGTTCAATTCTTCAAATATAATGTGTTTGCATTGAACTGTATGAAGAAAAGAAGTCTTTTGAGCAAACTGTGCAAAAGAGGCACTGGGTTGTCTTTAATAATAACCAGTAAGAATGTATTTATATATATCCACACGCCACTTTCTAAATACAGATTCACATTCCAGACTGGAATCAACATGAACAAAAGAAAGTCTGATCATACAAGAATAAATACACCGACGATAATTACAAGTGTATGCCACACATGTCTTGAGGAAAGGATTTGACGGCGCACACAATAGGATTTTCTTGATATTCATGTGACAACCAATCCAGACATATTTGTGAATCCCCCGTAGCCTAACATAATAATTTTGGCTTACCCTCTAGATAAGCAGGTGATCACGAGTACACCAAGAAGTAGACAGCTAGGCAGATACATTTATACGAATGTTTAAGTGTCTGCAGTTCACTGATAATTGCTTGGCATATCAAAACGGCACACCCATCACTCACCAATGTGTGCGAGCACAAAATGAGTTCCAACGTTCACGCAACGGTTTTACGCAACTTTCACGCCAAAAGGGAAGCCGCCGCTACCTGTAGGTTGGTGTATTATTTCCAGAAAATACATATAAAATCCAGGGTGCGACGTTGGTTCTTTATCGTGAAGTATAATAATTGTAAACGTTTGTCGCATTGTTGAGGCGAAAACATCAAGTGAGAAAGACAAAGAACACATCAACTCTCTGACTTAGGTCTTGTACGCAGTGATTGCTAGAGTACGTATTAGTGGCGACATCACTCTGGTCGGGCAAGAACCCTTGAAATCGTCCAAGTCAATGTCGTAGACGAAAATTGGTACGTCTCCCATGCCGTCGTCATAAGCTTTTCGCATACGGGTCTGCAATTCCAGGGGTCCTGCGAACGTGGCCACCTGGATGAAAAGGTAAGTGGTAGAAATAAGTACGTTAGGCTAATCTTACCTTATTTATGTAAGCGCTACCTTGAACTTCGACACTGCATGGAATGAGACAAATAAAAACGAAAAGTGAAATGCTTTCGAGCGTTCATGGCTCAAGTTGCTTTCACAAATCCCTGCTTCCCGCGTTGGTGAAGCAGTGTATGCATGAGTCCAGATGCAGGTTACCCGTATACTTAGAAGCGCATGCCTCGGCATTTCTTCCCTCAAATAATGACGCTAGTAAGAAGCACATATTTTGTACCTGTGCGTATCTTATGCTTATTGGTTTCACCTTTCCGCGGGATTCGTATATGCTGAATCTGCGCATATGCTAACTTCAGCTAGCACAAGGGCTACAAAAGGCGTCAACGTGGGTACGTGCACGTCAAACAGCGTCCTGGCCACCAAGTCGCAAAAGGCACTCTTCAAGCTTTCGTACATCAatttaaaataaataatgaaggACTTCTGCGAGGGAACGGTTACCTTTCCTCTTATAGGAATTTCTATGAAGGAGAGATCAGACTTCTACTTATTTTTAAATTATAAAGTATTTATTGTCCTTGCGATGGGGAAGACTACAATTGCTAAGCGTCAGCATAAGATTTGACTATTTACTTGGAAAGAGACACGCACAGTATAACGATGGAGGCACAAGCAGCTATCGGTTGTCGAAACCTGATGACAATCTAACCTGTCATGTATTCGTAAGCAATTCAGTGAAGGGCAAAGCACGGGCCTAGCCCGCACCGGTTAAGGCAGTGTTGGGGCGAGCCCGGCCTGGGCTCGTGCTCATGAGCTTCAGGCTTGGGTCGGACTCGGGCTAGAGTCAGGCCTGTATTAGACTCGAGTTTGATAAATATTGGTATAATGACGTGTGTACGCTATTTGGCTGCGTTGTTTAGTGGGATTATTGTCCTGAAGCAACTAAGGTTATCTGAGATGTAGCTCAAGGCTCCGGTATATTTAGGCCACCAAGAGTGCATTAGCGGGCACTTAAATTGAAAAGTACAAGATATTTAgcattttagatgcaaagcagctttttcactagcctgtgtaacgctctCCTTTCGTCCGAACCACTCCCCTTCCGCCAGCTCGCTgtgtgtcagctctctctcgcttcaccctctccgccactcgcaatgctcgagcccactcctcacctGGAAGTCACCTCACCCACACCACCTCTATTCATcagtcggcgagaagaagccgcaAGCCGGCGAGCACGCTCGAGAGTCTCGATGCGCCGACAAAGCAGACAGCGTGATCCCGCCAACGGGAGGGTGTGGGCGTAACTTTACCGGCTGACGCCGGCGTTTCGAAAGCTAGCGAAGCCGATCACATTCGCGAATGCCGACGTAAACACCTTCGAGGCGTGAGCCAGAGAAGCCAAACGCGTGCGTTGGCAGTGGAACCCAAGGGACCCGCTTACTGGGTTTTGTGCCGACCggtcgtgccccccccccccgatttccgacgacagcgcagctctggccgactgggctccccctacgccattTCCTCCCGCCGAcatgagctctcgctgagtggtgttccgtgctcggactcctgcgaccgtgtccatgtttcctatctcctttttagttccgtcgttcgctgtccctgcgcctcactttctccttcctctccctatctgtttaccttttaatcccaccttacccccatccctcgtgagatactgttgagatgtcgcactctgatgcagatagttacggggctcacttttcttttctccttGAGAATCACAGAAGAACCACATAAGTGAAAcccagcgacaccgacgaggtgggAGTCAAGAACTCCGATCGctttcgagaatacagacggcgcgcgggtaacaccgacgtgacgcgagccaaggaagccgagcgcaagcttcTTAGACGCGTCTCGCcttccgtgtctttgcgtttcaaacaaacgtttcttGAATAAATTATACACccagtttcgcttcaaaccgctcTTCCATTACCCGCGTCCACGAGCTTTggttcgcatcccatcagggttttcTTCAGGGAGATGGTCCACAGTTTATTTCTTCATCGGTTTGCTACTCGTGTAGTCAAGAAGCTCTTAGTATAAGTTTTCTTCTTTAGATTGAGTGAATAGAAGAACAATGGTTTTACTGGCAGAAGATGGTGGAAAGCACGTCTTTTCATGAGCAGCTACGGGCAGTTCAGAAGGTCCACAAAAGCGCCACAAGTTTCGGCCTGACGTAACCGACATGGACACGGCCCGCCTTTTAAAAAGCCAGGTTTCAGGAAAATACTAAAGTTttgggaataaataaataaataaataaatgagtgaAAAAGGCTCTTGCATACCGTAAGGAGACATTTGCAAGAGGGTACTGTGAAAAGAGCAGCGTTGCACTGCCTACAATAGTGCATATAACATGTGCGCCTTTTTTGGGAACAAAATGCTCGCAAGCCCACCACGCCACTTCCGGCCTGTGCGACTCGTTGAGAAGTATCTGGCGGACATGCGACTGGTCAACACGACTTCTGCGTCAACAATACCTCTACAGTATCTTGCATtttcaagtgcgagatgtgaagtGCGTCTTATCACAGGTGCGTCAATTGATGCAAATGTTTCTAATATTTGTGCTAGCATGGCAATTGGCAATATTTACTATTTAGCAATGAGTTAGAATGTTCAGTGATTAACAGGAAGGCCCATGATATAGTTAACAATTATGCTTATTTCTATGGCCACCTTCGCCTTTCTCACATTTTGCGAGTAATAGATGAGTGGAATAATTTTTCGAAGCGCAAATGTTCTCACAGCACTCAAAAACACAAAAGCGCCTCGCAGCACGACAGCTCCAAGGATGGTGTCGATCATGATGTTGATATGCGGCCGTACCCTTCACAAGAGAGACGTTATGGACATTGGTCTATTGACACCGTTTACCTCATAAATGTCCGATAACTCCTTTGACAGATCGAGTTCAGAAACTTTCCCCCATTTCAGACATCTATCCTGATTTCTGCCGTTTTTGGATATTAAAGAAAAATTAAAACTCACAAACACCGCTAAAATAAGGCCCAAGTATTGCAAAAAAACATAATAAGACCAACGTATACAGGTTGAACACGCTTAGCTTATCTCTCCTTAGTGTCCATAGAGTTTCAACCTGCTTGCATCGTATGGTTCCGCAAGCAGCACAAACGCTTCATTAGAGAACTGAGGGGGCCACATGCACTGCGTACGCACATTTGTAAAACAATGAAGAATATGCCTGCCACATGGCTCGTCGAGGAGTCTCTGGCGGGCATCCGGCTTGTTTGCCTACCACCTTTCCTTCCCCAGCATTCTCgtcgctttttctttttgccacgCCACCTAACCAGTTTGACCAGATGACGCCACCTAACTAAATCGCCACCTAACCTAAATCACTACACGTGGCAAGTTTTTGCCAAGTGTAGtgatttgaagccggcgtgtcgataaccgcaaggtgtTAAAATATGCGGGgtgacgcagtatcttgcccaccagacgagcaatcagctGACGTACTCGATTATGACAgcggaagggggcagcgagagagagcatttGAATCTTGGTGTGTTTTGCCAGACCCATTGATGACGGCAAAATTGTACTATTTTTGTCGGAGCACCGGTCGACCGAGGTGACCAGGCAAGTTTCTCAGTGACAACatccagcacaaggcgtgatggtctgtaataactgggaagtggcgtccgtaaagatgcGGTCGAAATTTTTTGTACAGCCCTAACTACAgtgaggcactcctgctcagttatggagtagttctgttcagcagccgtaagagtaTGACTAGCATATGCAATAACTCTTTCCCGTAAAGttgcatcccgctgtagaagaactgcaccaatgttATGGCCACTCGCGTCAGTGCGAGGACATGTAGGTACAATCTCGTCGAAACGGCACTGAAAAGGGTCGGATGTTAAAGCATGCTTGAgtgcttgaaaggcacgctcgcagtcgtcgttccaagcgaaactcatccggatgtcagcagcttgtgTAGTGGCGACGCGATTGGAGCAAAATGActgatgaagcggcgaaagtaggacGCCAGGCACAGGAAACATCGTAAGTGTTTCTGACTTTCTGGctgagggaagcgtatcacggcagccAGCAGGGTACGGCCGAACgtcatctttgctgacaaggtggccctaCACCGTGATGTACTAGTTGGCAAAATGGCattatttctttgtgtttagctgaagtccagcattagaaaTACACGTCAACACTTCGCCCAGACTATCAAggtgctgacgaaaagaagaggagaaaatgaagATGTCATCTCGATAGCATAGACATGTTTTTCATCTAAGGCCACGTTCattcgatcatgcgttcaaacgtggctggagcattacataaaccgaatggcatcacgttgaattcatacagcccgtccCGTGTTGaaaaggcagtttttttctttgtctgcttcgtgcataggtattttccaataaccagaccgtaaatcgaGGCTGGAAAAAAGTTAAGCGCCTTGCAGAAAGTTAAGTGCGTTGTCGACTCGTGGCATCGGGTACAGGTCTTTGCGCGTGGTCTTATTAAGTTTTTGATAATAGACGCAGAATCGCAtcgaaccatccttctttcggagtAGCACTCCAGTTGATGACCACGAGCTGaacgaaggccggataacatctcgtttgaacatttcagcaacgttgtcctcaatgattttccgctctgcggacgacactcgatatgggaggcggcgtacaattgtattgccttccgtttcaattcgatgcaTGGTGACGGAAATACGACCCAAAAGCTTGGAATtgacatcaaatgaagcgcagTGTTTTTGAAGCATACCAAAAAGTTCTTGcgtttgcgctgacgtgagatgggatttattgtggctgttaaagcagccgttgtagcatGGTCATCAGTACTTGTAGAGAAAGATGGCGAGTCTccgtgaaggggcaccagagaaagtggttcggtatctgtgaagcaaaccacactggtgccctggggcagtgcaacaggcaaaaAAGTAGGGTCAACTGCCGTAATTAATGCTCTATCATCACAAAAGCGCACAAGGCTAGTAGCGATGGTAAGTCCCCCAGAGATAtagcgtccacacggtgctagGAACACAACACAagtactgatcttatctgatgtcagggtcaggaTATGCTCATTACcgggaggaataaaacagtcatcagcgatGACGAAGTGCTGGCGATTAGCAGGTTTAtcagacgaaagcgcagtatctgacatgcgaatgactctttgacggcaagatatcacggctgaagctgaggagagaaagtctcaccctaaaatgagcgcattagtacACGATGGCAGAACGatgaactgtatatggtgaagggTGCCCTCAATAAATGTCGTCCTATGCAAGCACCAGAAGGTTGAACAGAAACCGCATgagcacagcgaaggggagggaCATCATACGCTGTCTTCACTTCTCGCAAACGGCAACACAAGTCCACACTGAAAACTGAGAGCGATGCCCCTCTGTCCACCAAGccttcagtccatataccctcaacacacactgaaagtacatttgatgGGCGTTCCGGAGGATTTCGATGCAGTCCGCAAAATACAGCTCTCCcccctgaagctgcactgtttagttttccaggcgaTGATCAGACGTCGTGGCAGCCGGACGAAGTGGTGCCGAGGAACGGAGCAtaggcgacggggaacgacggcgcgagaagcggaaggtactggctgcatcgaagcGTTGTGGAGATGGTGAGTGGCGTTGGTACCgttggtatgggtggcgatgCTGTGGAGCAGGGCAAGCTCATTCCTCTTGAAGTCACCATAGCCGCTCTTTTCGTCTCGTTGACGTCGATGACAGAACTGtgagatgtggccacgtattccgcaataatagcgAATTGGTCGAGATGGACACCAGTCCTGGAAAGGAGGCGTTGCCTTTGAGGCGAGGACATTAGGT
The sequence above is drawn from the Rhipicephalus microplus isolate Deutch F79 chromosome 3, USDA_Rmic, whole genome shotgun sequence genome and encodes:
- the LOC142803539 gene encoding uncharacterized protein LOC142803539, which gives rise to MGAVSLGPARWENYTKKTGKTHYAAICQLNVTRFLDHPECAMVHQGDGQNFKVATFAGPLELQTRMRKAYDDGMGDVPIFVYDIDLDDFKGSCPTRVMSPLIRTLAITAYKT